Within Micavibrio sp. TMED2, the genomic segment AGAGCGTATCGTGGTGATGGTGCCAACCCCGGATGATGTTCTGTCACCGGCGCTGGCGGCGGCGATTGAGCTGCTGGGACTGACCGAGGTGTACCGCGTTGGCGGGGCGCAGGCGGTTGCCGCCTTTGCCTATGGGACCGAGAGCATCAAGCCGGTCGATCTGGTCGTCGGGCCGGGCAATGCCTATGTCGCGGCGGCCAAGCGTGAGGTTTACGGCATTGTCGGCATCGACAGCCTTGCCGGGCCTTCTGAAATTCTGGTCATTGCCGATGACAGTGCCGATCCCGACTGGATTGCGGCCGATCTGTTGTCGCAGGCCGAGCATGATGAGCAGGCGCAATCGATCCTCGTGACCGACAGCGCTGATCTTGCCGCTGCCGTTGGTGCCGCTGTGGAGCGCCAGCTTGCCGCCCTGCCACGTGCCGGAATTGCGCGCGAGAGCTGGAATACCCACGGGGCGATCATTACCGTTGTCGATCTGGTGGCTGAAGCCCCGGTGATTGCTGACCGGATTGCCGCTGAGCATGTCGAGGTTGTGTGCCACGAGGCCAATACCATTGTCGCCGCCATCCGCCATGCCGGGGCGATCTTTATCGGTCCCTATAGCAGCGAGCCGATCGGGGACTATGTCGCCGGGACCAATCACGTCCTGCCAACGGCGGGTAGTGCGCGTTTTGCCTCCGGGCTCGGGGTGATGAATTTCATGAAGCGCACCAGCCTGATCCGCTGTTCCGCCGAAGCCTTCGGCCCGCTGGCCGAGGCGACCATTGCACTGGCCGAGGCGGAAGGGCTCGGCGCCCATGCCGAGGCGGTCCGGCTGCGCCGTGATGCTGGTGCGCAGGTGCGGGCCAAGGCATGACCGACGATCCCAAATACAAGATCGTCTCGGTCGATCTCGACGAACGGACGGTGGTGCGCCGCAATGCCGAGATCGAGCATGAGCGCGCCGTTGCGATCTTTGATCTGCTGGAGAACAACTACTTCAAGCCGGTCTCTCTGCCGGAAGGCCCCTATGCGATTGATCTGTCGGTTGAGGAGAACCGCCTCAATCTTGTTGTGCGCAATCAGGACAAATCAGCGGAACTGGGCAAACTGGTGATCCAGCTGCGCGCCTTTCGCCGGATCATCCGGGATTATTTCCTGATCTGCGAGAGCTATTACACCGCGATTAAGGACTCCTCCCTGTCGCAGATTGAGGCCATCGATATGGGCCGTCGCGGCCTGCATAACGAAGGGGCAGACCTGCTGAAAGAAACCCTTGCGGCTGAGGTCGCGGTGGACGGGCAGACCGCCCGCCGTTTGTTTACCCTGCTTTGTGTACTGCATATCCGTGGCTGAGAAATTGAATAATGCGGAAGGCAAGGCGATACCGGGCGGTGGCTCCAGTATCCTCTTCTCCTGCACCCTCAATTCAATCCGCTCACCGATTGCGGAAGCGCTGATGAAGCGCCTGACCGGCACCAAATATTATGTCGAC encodes:
- a CDS encoding histidinol dehydrogenase, giving the protein MPLDLNSADADFDARLAGLLGARQGSDSSAAEAARTIIADVRARGDAAVIELTNRFDRLSIADADGLWLDAGRIKAAAAKCPEHVRDALKFAAERIRVFHEYQTPAGLELEQPGGMMLGYRFTPISAVGLYVPGGTAAYPSSLLMNTIPAQVAGVERIVVMVPTPDDVLSPALAAAIELLGLTEVYRVGGAQAVAAFAYGTESIKPVDLVVGPGNAYVAAAKREVYGIVGIDSLAGPSEILVIADDSADPDWIAADLLSQAEHDEQAQSILVTDSADLAAAVGAAVERQLAALPRAGIARESWNTHGAIITVVDLVAEAPVIADRIAAEHVEVVCHEANTIVAAIRHAGAIFIGPYSSEPIGDYVAGTNHVLPTAGSARFASGLGVMNFMKRTSLIRCSAEAFGPLAEATIALAEAEGLGAHAEAVRLRRDAGAQVRAKA